From Watersipora subatra chromosome 2, tzWatSuba1.1, whole genome shotgun sequence, one genomic window encodes:
- the LOC137388775 gene encoding N-terminal Xaa-Pro-Lys N-methyltransferase 1-like — MDGEAMQAMFDQPSEPSTAYKAPFKDIDTKDKFYTDALTYWSSIPPTVDGMLGGLEYITKTDVSGSTVFLTEVMNSEQIGRSRVLDCGAGIGRVTKNLLLPLFDIVDLLEVNPKFLAEAPAYIGAEKDRVGEYICKGMQDFTPSHTYDVIWCQWVVGHLTDRHLSEFLQRCKKALNKNGIICIKDNVANYGLFDKTDSSLMRSLKETKEVIEDAGLTIIKEEMQQGFPPDIYDVPMLAFR; from the exons ATGGATGGAGAGGCGATGCAAGCAATGTTTGATCAACCTTCTGAGCCCAGCACAGCTTACAAGGCTCCTTTCAAAGACATCGATACTAAGGATAAGTTTTATACAGACGCTCTAACTTACTGGTCTAGTATTCCACCAACAGTGGATGGGATGTTGGGAGGCCTGGAATATATTACAAAGACAGATGTTAGCGGATCAACGGTTTTTCTCACTGAAGTCATGAACAGCGAACAGATTGGGCGATCAAGAGTACTTGACTGCGGGGCCGGAATTGGGAGAGTCACGAAAAACCTGCTGTTACCATTGTTTGACATAGTTGACCTTCTTGAAGTCAACCCAAAGTTTTTAGCCGAGGCTCCTGCATATATAG GTGCGGAGAAAGATCGTGTAGGTGAATACATATGTAAAGGGATGCAAGACTTCACACCATCTCATACATATGATGTCATCTGGTGTCAGTGG GTTGTAGGGCATCTAACAGACCGGCATCTCTCAGAATTCTTACAAAGATGTAAGAAGGCCTTGAATAAGAATGGAATCATCTGTATAAAAGATAACGTAGCCAACTATGGACTTTTTGATAAGACCGACAGCTCCCTAATGAG GTCTTTAAAAGAAACAAAAGAGGTCATAGAGGATGCAGGTCTGACTATAATCAAAGAAGAGATGCAGCAGGGTTTCCCACCAGATATATATGATGTACCAATGCTGGCTTTTAGATAG